The Mariprofundus sp. NF sequence TACGACCTCGGCTCCCTTGATAGTGATTACCGCAACCGTTTTGCCACATGGATGCGCAGTTATATGCTGCGCATTAGAGAGCAGAAGATATCAGACGCTGATCGCAGGCAGCAGATGAACGCCGTGAATCCCAAATATGTGCTGCGCAACTATCTAGCACAGCAGGCAATCGACAAAGCTGAAGCGGGTGACAGTAGCATGATCTACGAACTGCTTGAGCTGCTACGCCACCCTTACGATGAACAGCCTGAGAACGAGCATTATGCTGCCAAACGTCCTGAGTGGGCCCGCAACCGTGCCGGTTGCTCCATGCTCTCCTGTAGTTCTTAATCCGTTAGAGATTAAATGTAAGCTGTGGTTGTTCGCTGTTTAGTGACCAGTCGATGGGGGTTTTTCCATGTTCAGTGAGATAAGCGTTGGCTTTGGAGAAGTGGTGGCAGCCGAGAAAACCGCGATGAGCCGAGAATGGGGAGGGGTGTGCTGATGCAAGAATCATATGGCGCTGATGATCGATCAGATCAGCTTTGGATTGGGCAAAGTTACCCCACAGCATAAATACGATCTGTTCACGTTTGTCACTCAGACCTCTGATCACTGCATCGGTGAACCGCTCCCAGCCTCGGCCCTGATGTGAAGCCGGCTTTTTCTCCTCTACGGTCATCGTGGCATTAAGCAGCAGCACCCCGGCTCTGGCCCATGCGCTGAGGCAACCGTGGTCGGGTATTGCAATGCCAAGGTCTGATTGTAGCTCTTTGTAGATATTGCGCAGCGAGGGTGGGATTTTCTGGCCGGGTTGAACAGAAAAACTCAGGCCGTGCGCCTGACCTGCGCCGTGGTAGGGGTCCTGACCGAGAATCACCACTTTCACATCATCAAAGGCGGTTGCATCAAAGGCTGCAAAGCAGTTTTCTTGAGAAGGATAGATTGTTTTGCCTGCTGCTCGCTCAGTCTCCAGAAATGCGAATAGATCAGCGGCATAAGGCTTTTCCAATTCACCAGCCAGCGCTCTCTCCCATGATTCCGACAGTCGTTGTTTCATCTATCGCCCCGCCTTGTATAAGAAGTATCGCCACACTATGTAATTTTTCAGCAGATATCACCGACTACAACAACTATGAAACGATATCTTACAGTTATACTTCTACTGCTCGCACCCTCTCTGGTGCAAGCAGCAGGTTTTGATCATAGCGGCTGGAACAGTCTGCTGGAGAAACATGTCAAAAGCAGCGAGGCAGGCCATGCCACCCGGGTTGATTACCGCGCCCTGCTCAAAGAGCGCCCCGCCCTGCGTCTCTATCTACAGAGGGCTGCAACAGTAACACGTGAGAGCTTCGAGCAGTGGAGCAGAGCTGAACGCCTCGCCTTCCTGATCAACCTCTACAATGCCCACACCGTTGAACTCATCCTCTCAGCCTACCCGCTTGCTTCGATCAGGGATCTCAGATTCCTGTTCAGCTCGCCATGGCAGAAAGAGATTGTTCC is a genomic window containing:
- the ung gene encoding uracil-DNA glycosylase; its protein translation is MKQRLSESWERALAGELEKPYAADLFAFLETERAAGKTIYPSQENCFAAFDATAFDDVKVVILGQDPYHGAGQAHGLSFSVQPGQKIPPSLRNIYKELQSDLGIAIPDHGCLSAWARAGVLLLNATMTVEEKKPASHQGRGWERFTDAVIRGLSDKREQIVFMLWGNFAQSKADLIDHQRHMILASAHPSPFSAHRGFLGCHHFSKANAYLTEHGKTPIDWSLNSEQPQLTFNL